The following coding sequences lie in one Cotesia glomerata isolate CgM1 linkage group LG5, MPM_Cglom_v2.3, whole genome shotgun sequence genomic window:
- the LOC123266193 gene encoding uncharacterized protein LOC123266193 isoform X2 produces MTIKLLIILLIFLNQCNVSIIEEDKPIVVESTEGEFDIIENNNDTWLVNFIRSDNNRYISCQVMPIEPRVLIGDAECIYHASKEGHWQIVIYFYHNSMRFPNMAFVQDKNIFYNTNLTNEYNPNLRKIAILITDQPVIADNNKSLLVGTAQLAYEEVPGYNEKNQIKKIIKSKADSEETNFSKCFMSPFKGRNIIVRCYELGLTYTVCKLKKTEYVISQYDNLSDFLMCHVKSSRKNVFLAGVLSRVNKLTLNSYYQIIDLKFENVEDLGRIIRKKVRKWLAENPEQKTYPLW; encoded by the exons atgactattaaattattaattatactgttaatatttttaaaccaaTGCAACGTTAGTATTATTGAAGAAGACAAACCCATTGTTGTTGAATCTACGGAGGGAGAATTtgatataattgaaaataataatgacacATGGTTGGTTAACTTTATACGAAGTGATAATAATAGATATATTAGTTGTCAAGTTATGCCAATTGAACCCCGGGTTTTAATTGGAGATGCTGAATGCATTTATCa CGCTTCTAAAGAAGGTCATTGGCAAATAGTTATATATTTCTATCACAACTCAATGAGATTCCCAAACATGGCATTTGTACaagacaaaaatattttttacaacacAAATTTAACCAATGAATACAATCCAAACTTGCGTAAAATTGCAATACTGATTACCGATCAACCGGTAATAgcagataataataaatctttgtTAGTCGGTACTGCGCAATTGGCTTATGAAGAAGTTCCAGGGTACAATGaaaaaaaccaaattaaaaaaataattaaaagtaaggCAGACTCTGAAGAAACGAATTTTTCAAAGTGCTTCATGTCTCCATTTAAAGGAAGAAATATAATTGTTCGATGTTATGAATTAGGCCTTACCTATACGGTGTGTAAGTTAAAAAAGACG gaaTATGTCATCTCCCAGTATGACAATCTTTCGGATTTTCTGATGTGTCATGTTAAAAGCAgcagaaaaaatgtttttcttgCTGGAGTTTTATCCAGAGTAAATAAACTGACTCTCAATTCTTATTaccaaataattgatttaaagtTTGAAAATGTCGAAGATCTTGGtcgaattattcgaaaaaaAGTGCGCAAGTGGTTAGCTGAAAATCCTGAACAAAAAACTTATCCACTTTGGTAA